The following nucleotide sequence is from Microbulbifer sp. A4B17.
AACGGAAACCAACATTGCCAACTCCCTGAATGGAAACTTTCAGGCCGGTCAGATCTGTCTTGCCCCAGCGGTGCTCTACCGCAGCCTTGAGGCCAACAAACACTCCGTAAGCGGTCGAGGGGGACGGATCACCGCCGTATTCGGAGCCTGCAAACAGGCCGGAGACAAACTCAGTTGTCTCACCGATAACACTCATATCTGACACACTAGTGCCAGAATCTTCAGCGGTAATGTAGCGACCACCCAGGGTATTGATAAACTCACCCATTGCACGGAGCAATTCAGGAGTCTTTTCCTTGCGCGGATCACCAATGATTACAGATTTGCCGCCGCCCAGCTTGAGGCCAGCCATAGCAGACTTGTAAGTCATACCTCGGGAAAGGCGAAGAACGTCATTCAGGGCCTCGCCATCATCGGCGTAGGGCCACATTCGACAGCCACCCAGTGAAGGACCCAAATTCGTATTGTGTACCGCGATAATGGCCTTCAAGCCACTCTTTGCATCTTGGTAAAACGCCACTTGTTCGTGTTTATCGTAGGCGGAATGGGAAAAAATACTCATTAACTGTTCCTCTCCGGAAGGCCGGTTCTACAGCTGGGGAACAACCACAGCCCTTATCTGTTTTTATCTGGAATAAGATTATATCCAGCTCCCACAGACAAAGTTTGCATATTTTGCACACATGAGCATTGTAATAGCTAAAATATCATACCAGGCAGTAATTTTTAGGATATTTATCTATATTGGAATAACTCGGGCTACCCGGTCATCAAACCGGGCGGCTGCCTCAACATCTTTATTTCACTGCTGTCTGAAGGCCGTGACCAGGCCATCCTCGATCGCTGGCGACACGCCCATAAATTTCCTATAACTGACGCCGGGAAGAAAAGCATTGCCCCACTGGCTTTCCCAACCATTAAATACCTATAACACCTTCAGCAGCCTTCCTTAACATGCCTACTTTTTCGAAAATTTTTGAAAGTCTCTTAGCGCCGACATCTAAGATCATTTCCACCGCCTAACCTCGGTACATCCTCTGTCCATGGTCTGGTAGAATCCGCGCCCAAATCGATCCATAGAGATAAACTCGATGCTGAATGCCGACGCTCTGAAACAACTTTCGCAACTGAAAACAGATATTCGCTCCAGTAAGGAATTTGCCGAGGGCCGGGTTCGCGGCAGTAACGGCAAGTTTGGCTTCGTTGAGTTGGATGACGGAAGGGAAGCCTTCCTGCCTCCCAATGAAATGGAGCGCGTATTCCCCGGTGACCGGGTTCGAGTAAGTCTCTCCGAAGAGAACAAGGGTAAGCTCGCGGCGGAACTCGATGCATTGCTCGACAGCCAGCTCGACTACCTTGTTGGCCAGTATGTACAGCGCGGCCAGGGCCACTTTATCCAACCCACACAAAACGGCCTGTCTCGCTGGATTTTTCTCCCCCCAAAAGCCCGCGGCAAGGCCCAGCCGGGAGAATTTATTGCCTGTAAAGTAAACCGCCATCCGTTTAAAGACGGCAGAGCTCAGGCCAAAGTGGAAACGGTGATCGGCAAGCCTGATATGCCTGGCATTGAGCACGCCTATGTTGTAGCCCAGTTCAAGCTGCCAGAACAATTTGGTACCGGTGCCCAAAAGCAGGCGGACACTATTGCGGAAAGACTCTCAAAAGTTACCAGTGAGCGCACCGATCTCTCCAAACTGGGCTTCGCAACTATCGATGCAGAAACTACTCGCGATATGGACGACGCCCTGGCAGTAAGCAGCCGTGACGGTGGCTGGACCCTACATATTGCTATCGCTGACCCGTCTTCGGTTATCGATGAAAACAGCCCCCTGGATAAAGAGGCGTTTAATCGCGCCCACAGCCAGTATCTGCCAGGGGAAACCCTGCCTATGCTGCCGCGCAACCTGTGTGAGAACCTCTTCTCCCTGGTCCCCGGCGAGTTGCGCCCAGCCCTGGTTATCCATATCGATATCGACAGCGATGGCACCATTGGCAATAGCCGCTATGAATTTGCCGCTATTCGCTCCCAGCACAAACTGAGCTATGAACAAGTCAGCCGCTTTATTGAGGGTGACGACTCCGCCGTGCCCCAGGAGCAACAGGACAGTCTGCGTAATTTGGCAGCGGTCTATGAAGCCCGCGCCGCCTACCGTGCCAGTCACTCACTGGCAATGGAAGATCGCCCGGACTACGAAATCCTCTTGAACGACCAGCGCAAAATTGAACATATCGAAAAGCAGGAACGCAATATCGCCCAGCGAATGGTCGAGGAAGCGATGCTCGCCACCAATATCAGCATGGGTGGCAAACTTGCCAAAATTGAGCAGGGCTGTTTCTCTGTTCACCTGGGCTTTCGCGAAGAGCGCATGGGAGAAGTTCGCAGTCTGCTGAAAGAACTGCTGCCTGAGCATGCAGAGGCCGATCTGGGGCAGCTGGAGCATTACCTTTCGCTGGTTAAGCACCTGGAAAACCATGAAGAGCCGCAGATGAAGAACCTGCTCGCCGTGCTCAAGCGTATGCTGCGCCCGGGCCAGCTCGATAACAAGGTGGGGGCACACCTGGGACTGGGCCTTGAGGCCTACGCCACCGTCACCTCTCCTATTCGCAAGTACAACGACCTGCACAACCACCGCGTTCTGCGTGCTGCTGCGCTGGGAGAGAAAGCCTCCACCCTGGCCGATGATAAAATTGAATCCCTGCAGGAAAGCCTGATTCGTGGTCGCCAGGCCAACCGAGCCCTGGAGCAATGGCTCTACGCTCAGTTTATCGAGAAGAAAGTTGGCCAGGAATTTACAGGGAAAATCACACTGGTAAACGGCGCAGGCATCGGCGTGCGACTCGACGACTTTGGTATTGACGGCTTTGTGCGCATGAATGGCGATAAGAAGAATCTACCCGCCTTCGATGGCAAGCACCTGGTTCTTACGCACAATGAAAAACGCTTCCACCTAGAACAGGAAGTTTCAGTTAAAGTAGCGTCTGTCGATGTAGACAAACGACGCATAGCCTTTGAACTGAACGCTGAAAAAACTGAAGCTGCCGACGCGGCCCAGAAATAAATTCCTGCACATTTACCCAAGCCCGGCACTCGCCGGGCTTTCCTGCCGGGGGCCAAAGCCCACCACCTTTGATCGGCAGCTAACATCAAGCTCCGGCACCAATAGAATAAATCGAGGCCACTCATGAGCAATATTGCTGAATTGAACCCAACTCCACTGTGGGCACACTTTGCCAAGCTCTGTGAAATTCCACGCCCGTCCAAACATGAAGACCGCGTAGTGGAGCATATCGTTAGCTTCGCTAAAGCACGCGACCTAAGCGTTCAGCTGGATGAAATCGGCAATATTGTGATCAAGAAGCCGGCCACTCCAGGTATGGAAAACCGCAAGACACTGGCCCTGCAGAGCCATGTGGATATGGTGCCGCAGAAGAATGCCGACACTGAGCACGACTTTCTCACCGACTCAATCAAACCCTACGTGGATGGAGACTGGGTAACTGCGGAAGGCACCACGCTCGGCGCAGACAATGGTATCGGTGTTGCCGCAATCCTGGCCCTGATGGAATCTACTGATATTGCCCACCCCGCCCTGGAAGCCCTGCTGACAATTGATGAGGAAGCGGGCATGACCGGTGCCAAGAACCTTAAGCCTGGTTATTTTGAAGCCGACCTGCTCCTGAATCTGGATACTGAAGATGAAGGCGAGTTGTATATCGGCTGTGCCGGCGGTGTCGACGTCAATGTCAGCCTACCCTATACGCCAGAAGCGGTCCTACCCGATACCGAAGCAGTAAAACTCTCTGTTCGCGGCCTCCGTGGCGGGCATTCAGGCTTGGATATCGACAAAGGCCGAGGCAATGCCAACAAAATCGCAAACCGCATTATCCACGCCGCTCTAACCCAGGTCTCCGATCTGCGTATTGCCAGCCTGGATGGCGGTAGCCTGCGCAATGCGATTCCCCGCGAATCCTTCGCAACCCTGGTCGTGCCTTCAGTAGCGGTCGATAAAGTACAGGAAATTGTAAAAAGCGAAAGCGCTCAAATTGCCCGTGAACTGGACAACGAAGCGGCACTGGACATCACCCTGGAAGCTACCGAAACTCCAGCCAACACCCTGGACGCAGATAGCCAATTGACCCTTATTCGCGCAATCCGCTGCTGCCCCAATGGTGTTGAGCGAATGAGCACTGCTCTCGAAGGCATTGCTGAGTCATCCAACAACCTGGCCCGTGTTGTAACAATGGAGGAGAACGGTGAGCATCGAGTAAAAATCCAATGTCTTGTACGCAGCCTCTCTGACAGCGCCCGCGACCAACACGGCCTCAATGTCGCCGCCACCTTCCAGCTGGCAGGTGCGGAAACGACACTGGACAACGACTACCCTGGCTGGACACCAAATCCCGATTCACCGCTGCTGGCGATGATGAAGGATGTCTATAAAGATATGACTGGCGAGGAAGCTGAAGTAAAAGTCATTCACGCCGGCCTGGAGTGCGGATTGCTGGCCAAGCCCTACCCCAACTGGGATATGGTTTCCTTTGGCCCAACCATTCGCCGCGCTCACTCTCCTGAAGAGAAGGTGCATATCCAGAGTGTCGCCAATTTCTGGGATTACTTTATTAAAGTGGTCCAGGCAATCCCGGCCCGGGACTAACCGCCCAACCGGGCCTTGGGTTTCTCCGAGGCCCGACACTTTGCCCCCCATTCAGCCCCATCAATGAAAACGACACTCTGCGTGTCAGCCCTATTAAAACTGATTTTATCCTATCGTTAAGAAATCTCTGGACTATTTTGAGACTTATTACTTTCACCGTCGGTCGGAGAAGATGAATAAGGGTTATTCACTGGGCGCAAAGGACTCAGAGCAGAAACGCCTGTTACTGCAGAGAGAAATTTACGGAGATACTGAGGATATACATTTTCCTCCAGATTATCGGGTAGCAGAGTTTGGCTGTGGTGCAGGCGCTAATCTCTGGATTGCTCAAGAGGTATCCTTGGGCGGGTATATTGGGCTGGATATACAATCCGCCCAAGTAGACAAAGCCAAGCAGGCGGCGCAAAAATTAGGTCTTACTAATGCTGAATTTAAACTCTGCAATGCAGAGCAATCAGGGCTGGACGACTCATCCGTAGATGCAGCCTTTGCACGTTTAGTCCTGATACATCTTCCAACCCCAAAAACCATGCTGCAGGAAATGATCCGGATTGTACGTCCCGGCGGCAGGGTCATTATTCACGAGCCCTATGACGCGACCTATTACACCGGCCCCGACAAGTTCAATCTTATGAAGTGCTTCCGTGCGCGCAATGTGCTGGCCTACGACAATGGACGAGGATCTCCCGAAATAGCGGTTAATCTGTTCCCTTTATTATCATCTCTACAGGTCAGCAAAGTTGAGGTTTCCCCCTACGTGATCAATGCCAATGGCACTAAGGACAGAGAAAAGTGTAAACACTTATTAGAAAATCTTGTTGGACTCATCACACCTGTCTCGGACCAGTTAATTACCCAGGGTAAAATCACCCCTGAAGAGTGGAGGTCCGCGCAAAAAGAGGCCTGTGTTATTACCCCGCATACATTCCACACCCAGACACTCTGGAGAGCCTTGGCACAAGTTAACTAGAGTTTGAAAAAGTTGAAATCCAATGTTGCGCAATCTCTTTGCGGCGACAAATCCATATTGGCTCAAAACCCTGAATATATTTTAAGAACCTGTAAATTCCAATTGCCCTGGCCGGATGGCCACTGACCCTTCCGTGTAAACCGATAGTCATCAACTTGGGACATGCATTGCCCTCTCGCCAAAGCTGATCGAAAGCGCACTTGAGTAAGCAGAAGAAATCATCAGCTGTCGTGCAGCCACTGGGCAGCAAGTACTGAATATCGTTGTTTACCAAGGTGTAGGGAATTACTAATAACGGATCGTTCTTCTGCCCCCAGTATGGCAAATCATCACAGTAGGAATCTGACGTATATAGCAGCCCTTCAATTTTTCGCACCAGTGAACTGGTGTGAGGGCTCACCCGGCCCGTGTACCACCCAAAAGGCGGCCTCTTTGTTAATTGTTCGATTAACTTAACAGTGAGTTGAATATCGTGTTTCTCACGGCCTTTGGGAATATCTTTATAATCGATCCACCGGTACCCGTGTCCCGCTACCTCGTGGCCCGCATCAACCAAAGCCCGAGCCAAAACAGGGTTAAGCTCCAAGGCCTGACCAGTGGCAAAAACCGTTAATGGAACATTGAAAATATCAAAGATATCGAGAAGCCGCCAAACCCCGGCCCGGGATCCGTATTCATACATACTCTCCACACTGAAATCCCGTGTCCCAACTCGTGCAGGCCTCCCCGGGAGTTCATGCAGGTAAGATTCAGATTGAGTATCACCATTCAGCGTGGTCGATTCCGACCCTTCCTCCAAATTCAAAACAAACTGAACTGCAATACGGGCCTGGCCAGGCCAGTGGGGGTTGGGCGGGCGCCCAGCATATCCTTGCAAATTCCTTTCGTGCATTAACCAAGCTCAAATGTCGTCACGCCAAAAATGCGATCCTGCGCAATATCGGGCATTGGGCCCAGGTACATTCTTGCGCAACCGAAAACCTCCTCCATCCCATAGTGCTTCACAAGAGACATAGCCGCAATATTATTTTCCGGCACATCCAGAAATACAGGCCCTTCACCTGCAAATGGAATTAGTGCCTTCAGTAGCATATCTGCCACTTTATAGCTATTTGCAAATAAGGGACCGACTTTACATCCATTGCGGCAACGCCTAATCACACCATAGCCACAAAGGCTTCCAAACTGGACGTAACCCAAACTCAGCGCCTCAGCCTGTGAGACCCACGCTTCGAGAAATACCTGGCGAGCAGCAGGAAAACAGGTCCGGTCATATGCAATTAGCTGATCGAAAGAAACTTCACTGATTGGGACAACTTCATCCGGACGGCCCCTGTTTACATCTTCAAATACGGACGACTCTGTACGGTAGCGAAGGTTGCGATGAGAAAAAGTAAAACCACCTCTTGCATAGTAGTCCTGCATAGCAAACACCCCATCCAAACCAATACTCGCATCAGGCCTCAAGCGGGCCCTTAATCGGTCCCTTAATCGGTCCCTTCGAATATACCAAAGCTTATTACCAAAGCCGTGACCACGAAATTCAGGCCTGACAATAAAGAAGCCCATAAAACCAAAATCGTCTCCATAAACAGTAATTGCTCCACCACCAATCAGTTCACCCTTTACCTCAGCTGCAATATAGGCTTCAGGATCCGTTTTCCAGAAAATTTTCGCATCGTGCAACCCTGGGTTCCAGCCTTCAAGAGCGGCCCAGTCAACCAGAAGATCCAGTTCTTTTCGGGTCATCGCCCGAACAGTAAATGACTCATTCATTGGCTTTGAGCTCTCATTATTTTCGTGTTTATTAAAAATTTTTCGGTGCCAGGAATTTAAAGGGTTGTGAGGGACTTAACTTTGATGTCACCTCACCACCGATATCCATTGGGGTATCCAGTTTCATAGACATTACCTTGGCTCCAGGCTCAATAGAAACATTGGCCATATCCAGCCAAATGACCGATGGATTGATAACGGAATCAAAATAGTAGTGATTATTTTCCTGATCGATAACCGACCGCCAAAGTGTTGAGGCTATATTAGGTTTATCCGGGTCATCCATTCCCAGAGGTACACTGACAGCACGGATTTGGGAAAAGGCTGATGCCAGAGCCTTGCGATGCCCTTTATATTCTGGTGATGTTTTCAAGGCATAACTGGCCCTTACAAACCTGTCAGCTGCGCTAATTGTACCCGGTAAAAAGTTCTGACCTCCGATCAGGTCCCAGTATGCATTGATAGCCAACTGTTGATCATAGGGCGGAGAGTTAGTCATTACCTTATACTGTTTACCGTGATGGATCTTTAGCCTACCACTTAGATATTCAAATATCGCGGAGTCCCCACTGGGATCAGAGATAGCAATATGAGCACTTGCAGGGCTGCCGTCGGGGAGATCTGTACCTACCACAGTAAAAGGATCGCTCTCTATGCCTTTTACTGCCTCATCCACCGTAGCGTAGTTATCCAAAATATACTGCAACCATGCTCCAACAGAAATTATTGGCTTTGCCCGTTCCTCAGCATTTCCATAATCTGCCTCAGCCAAATATAAAAGATTGCCAACCAAACCCTTTTCATTGAGCCCATCGGATGTTGCCGCACCATAGATACTGATAACTATTGAGCCAAATCTCGATGTCCAGGTAATCGAGTTGGGCCCCAAGCCTCCATTTCGTTCCATCTCTCTGGGAAAAACCCAAAAGTCCATTGCCGCATCAGTATCGCTCCAATCCATACTGCGAGCCGTAATATAAGAGCTATCACCCGTCTTATAGAGTATTCGTGTACAAGCAACAGCGGAGAGAGACTCAAAAAAACACAGGGTAACAAATAACAAACCAGTAACAGTTTGCATTACATCTTCAAAAAATGAAGTCCTTTTCACTTTTCCAGCTCTCCTCTAAGGAAGGTCATTTATGGAATTTTTTATCGTTAATTACCGACTTCAACCATTGAAAGCGAAACTATCAAACAGGCAGATATAAAAGAAAAATACGTCATATCTCAAATACCTTCGACAAAATTGACGCAAGGATCTAAATCTGTCACTTATTTCTACCTACCCTCTTCAAACATTAAGTAGGTTTAGTAAACTTTTACCGCCAAAAAACAGGGTCACAGGAGCATTCATCTTCAGCACAAATATTTTAATCATAATAAATTTGAGTAAGCTCTCAACCAACCGCCACAAAACTGATAGTTCTCCATATAGAATAATATTGATCACTCACGGAGCCTCCATGAACTCAATTGGTAGACTGGTAATTCTGGTCAACAACTATGAAGAAGCGATTGCTTTCTACCGCGACAAACTTGGATTTGAAGTATTTATAGACTCAGAAGCAGCACCGCACCGATTTGTTCATATCCGCCTACCGTCACAAAAAGATATGGGCATATGGTTACTCCAAGCCACTTCCGACACCCAGCAGAAAAAAGTAGGGGCGCAAACTGCAGGGCAACCTTGTGCAGTGATTTACACGGACAACTTTGAAAAGGAATATAAAAACCTTGTGAATAATGGCGTTTACTTCAGTAAACCGCCTGTATCTGATGGAGGCGCCAAGTTTGCCCACTTTGAAGACCTCTATGGCAACGAATTTATTTTGGTTGAGCTCCAGGCAGAAAGCGTAGAGTAAATCTTAACCTGTCGCTGCTAGCATTCAAATTAAATGCGGCGGCAGATTTCACCACCCAATAGACTTCTTTCTTTAGCTACTCTGAAACAACTTCCGATAATCAAATAAGGGGGGAGAATTAATAAAAGATCCTTCTCCCCTAATCAATCACTCTTTGACCCTTTCATGTTTACATCTCCCTTTGTATCACATATAAATCGAATAACACTCACTCGATAAGTACCAAATATCCAATATCATTCGACCAGCACAGAACCAGCTATTGATTAAATTTTCGGCATCAGGGAATGTTGCGGCCAGCTACCAACTAACACGTACTCATATATGAGAAAATTCACTCACTAAAACCATTTCCACCAAAGTAAAGAACAAAGGCAGAGGCAGGCCTTGGCTAAAGACTTTGCCTCCAGGATAGAGCCAACTGGAATAACAATGAGAAGAAGCCTGATTATGCTGGTACCCGGACTGACAAGAGTCACCAGTACCGCCCAACTGTCAGAGTTCACCGAGGGATTAATCGCTGCAAGTGAACGTATGCCCCTCACTACAATCTCAGATCCTAGTGTACCCGCCGGAATCAATCGACTGAGAATTAGTGGCACACAGGAGCTTGATCTGGTTGAAGCTTACTGGAATGACCTGGTCCCCAGTATTACCCAGCAAAGCCTGAAAACCCGTCTTGCCCGAGGCTTCTCCCTGATCTGGTTCTGGCTGGCCAATCTTCATATCTGGAAAGGTGTCCTAAAACGGAAGTACCTGACATTCGGCCTAACCCTTTCTGCACTGGCTTTTATAGTCTGGTATCTTGGTACCATTATTTTGTTTGTCGAAGCTATTGAGCCCACCAGTGACAGTCCGTTTTACCCTGCAGTGCAGCAGCTCAAGCAAGGTGTTGAGTATATAGGGGGCTGGCGGATCTGGCTGATTGCCACCGCAGTGGTTGCTGTTATGCCGGTTTCCCTGCTGGTAGATATTTCTGATTTTTGTAAGCGCTATCTCACCAATGAGCCCGCGGCCAAGGGCAAGCCCGCGGTCCGCTTTGAAATTATCCGGCGGGTCAGAGAGCAGCTGGAGAACAGTATTAAACTGTACGATTACGATTCCGTAACTGTTGTAGGACACAGTTTTGGCAGTGTTGTCACGGTAGACCTTTTTGCCGATCTTCCACCAATTGGCAAACCTATCCGCATCCTTACCATGGGCTCCCTGATAGAGGTTCTAGGTAAGCAGGCGCCCTGGTTACAAGGTGAAGTAGAACAACTGTCACAAAGAGAAGATTTAATCGAATGGATTGATATCAAATCTCATTCAGACTGGTTTGCCAGTGGTTCCGCGGTCCCGGCGCGTCACCACTGCTATGAGAGAGTCATTGGGTCTTACGGAACATTTCCGGATAAGCTGGCAGCTCGAGTTCACTCCCGATATTTCGATAATCAGGAGGCCGTCCGTTTATTGCTTACTTACTTTGAAAAGCAAAATACTCACAGTATGTTACCGACTTCGGAAAAGGCATTGGAGCCGACCTAAATTGGGAACGATGTAACCCATTGGCAGTAGTTGTACATATAGTCTGGTCACCTTGACCTCGACCAAGAAAAATATATCTTGACTATTAAGAATGAAAATCACAAGGAAATAACGATGATAAAACGGCACCCAGGAACAACCTTTGTATTTCTAGCTTTACTAACAATATTGGTCAACGGCTGCTCACAAATAGCGCCGCGCTACGATGCCGCGCTCTATTCGGGTTTAACCACTGTTAACGTAGAAATAATGGAGTTTTTCTCCTCTGTTTCCAGCGGCACTGACAAAAACTCCTACTCAACAAGAGATAAGAAATATCATGCACTGATTGGCAAAGTGGATGCTCTGGCGATGCAATCGAAAACCCGCCCTGTACCTGAGAGCAAAATGCTCAGTAAGATCAACGAATACCTGGAATCCTCCGGAAAAGATATTAGCTTTGAGCAGGAGCCTCCCAGTGTCGCATCATTAGAGAAAATTTCAGAAAGCTTGAATATGATGCGCACGGAAGACGAAGATAAGGGGCTGAACACAACTGCCGTATCCCTATTCAAAAACGAAATCGTTATCTCCATGGACCAAGCACTTACCTATGAGTCTTTTCTGAACCGCTGAGGAAATCAACATGTCTATTGACGTTAATCAACTCGTTGCTGATATCAAAGGAGCCGCTTCCGCGGTAATCGATAGCGATATTTCTGAACTCAGGGGATTTTCCGATCGTCAATTATCCGCTATCGCCCAGCAAACCAAAATGATTGCCAAAGCAATTGCATCTGATGAAATATCTGGCGATCTCCAAGATTATTTTCTCGACTCCCTGGAGGACATGGCCAGGAACTTCGCCAACACTTTACGTGGACTCCTGTTAGTCACCATCGAGAAAGTCTGGAATGCAATCCTGGGAGTCCTCTGGGGAACAATTGAAGCTTGCACCGGCATTTCATTAAAAACCGCTATCTGATTCCCATTTAAGTAGGGCTGGGCCAACCCAGCCCAAATAACAAACACTCCAAATTCCTATACCTCCAGTCAAGATTACTCACTGGATCATCCCCACCACCAGGTACATTATTCGCTAGGCCACAAATTACTCAAGTTTCGGATACCTAGGAACCACCGGCCATTCACCAACAAGTAAAAAGAGTTTAACCCCCCTGTAAAGAATTATTCATCAAGACGCGTCAATGTACGCGCGCAAATAACCCAAGCCGCGAAATAGGCTGGTTAAAACTTGCTGAATCACTACAAACTGGGGTTTCCCGATGAATACCAAAAAGACCTACCTGGCAGCCGCCATTTCAGTGGCCACTGTAATGAGTGCCAGTCCTGTAACCGCTGAAGACCTCAGCAACGCACAAATTGAAGAAGTAATGGTGCAGGGCTCCGGTAGCACTTTTAACAGCAGCGAAGTATCTGAGGCGATGCGCAAGCAACAGTCCTCTATAACCAGCGTTAATGCTTTGATCGACAACCTCCCCGGTGTCTCAGTCAATGAAGGAGATACTTACGGCTTTGACGATTGGTCAACCAATGTCAGTATTCGTGGATTTACCAACAGTTTAGATGAACAGCAAATTGGCACCACCATTGATGGTATTCCCAATGGTGGTTCGAATTACGGTGGAGGCTCAAAAGCAAACCGCTTTGTTGACCCTGGTAATATCGGTTCAGTAGAAGTATCTCAGGGAACCTCAGATATCGCTTCACGTTCCCACGAAGCCCTGGGAGGCACCATTGATTATCGCACTGATGATCCTTTGGATACACAACGCAGTCGTATTGAACTCTCCGCAGGAGAATTTGATGCTCAACGCGTATATTTTCGCTACGACACTGGTATTTTTGCCGGGAACAGTAAAGCCTGGATCT
It contains:
- a CDS encoding GNAT family N-acetyltransferase, with the protein product MNESFTVRAMTRKELDLLVDWAALEGWNPGLHDAKIFWKTDPEAYIAAEVKGELIGGGAITVYGDDFGFMGFFIVRPEFRGHGFGNKLWYIRRDRLRDRLRARLRPDASIGLDGVFAMQDYYARGGFTFSHRNLRYRTESSVFEDVNRGRPDEVVPISEVSFDQLIAYDRTCFPAARQVFLEAWVSQAEALSLGYVQFGSLCGYGVIRRCRNGCKVGPLFANSYKVADMLLKALIPFAGEGPVFLDVPENNIAAMSLVKHYGMEEVFGCARMYLGPMPDIAQDRIFGVTTFELG
- a CDS encoding aminoacyl-histidine dipeptidase, which produces MSNIAELNPTPLWAHFAKLCEIPRPSKHEDRVVEHIVSFAKARDLSVQLDEIGNIVIKKPATPGMENRKTLALQSHVDMVPQKNADTEHDFLTDSIKPYVDGDWVTAEGTTLGADNGIGVAAILALMESTDIAHPALEALLTIDEEAGMTGAKNLKPGYFEADLLLNLDTEDEGELYIGCAGGVDVNVSLPYTPEAVLPDTEAVKLSVRGLRGGHSGLDIDKGRGNANKIANRIIHAALTQVSDLRIASLDGGSLRNAIPRESFATLVVPSVAVDKVQEIVKSESAQIARELDNEAALDITLEATETPANTLDADSQLTLIRAIRCCPNGVERMSTALEGIAESSNNLARVVTMEENGEHRVKIQCLVRSLSDSARDQHGLNVAATFQLAGAETTLDNDYPGWTPNPDSPLLAMMKDVYKDMTGEEAEVKVIHAGLECGLLAKPYPNWDMVSFGPTIRRAHSPEEKVHIQSVANFWDYFIKVVQAIPARD
- a CDS encoding class I SAM-dependent methyltransferase; its protein translation is MNKGYSLGAKDSEQKRLLLQREIYGDTEDIHFPPDYRVAEFGCGAGANLWIAQEVSLGGYIGLDIQSAQVDKAKQAAQKLGLTNAEFKLCNAEQSGLDDSSVDAAFARLVLIHLPTPKTMLQEMIRIVRPGGRVIIHEPYDATYYTGPDKFNLMKCFRARNVLAYDNGRGSPEIAVNLFPLLSSLQVSKVEVSPYVINANGTKDREKCKHLLENLVGLITPVSDQLITQGKITPEEWRSAQKEACVITPHTFHTQTLWRALAQVN
- a CDS encoding VOC family protein → MNSIGRLVILVNNYEEAIAFYRDKLGFEVFIDSEAAPHRFVHIRLPSQKDMGIWLLQATSDTQQKKVGAQTAGQPCAVIYTDNFEKEYKNLVNNGVYFSKPPVSDGGAKFAHFEDLYGNEFILVELQAESVE
- a CDS encoding linear amide C-N hydrolase, whose product is MKRTSFFEDVMQTVTGLLFVTLCFFESLSAVACTRILYKTGDSSYITARSMDWSDTDAAMDFWVFPREMERNGGLGPNSITWTSRFGSIVISIYGAATSDGLNEKGLVGNLLYLAEADYGNAEERAKPIISVGAWLQYILDNYATVDEAVKGIESDPFTVVGTDLPDGSPASAHIAISDPSGDSAIFEYLSGRLKIHHGKQYKVMTNSPPYDQQLAINAYWDLIGGQNFLPGTISAADRFVRASYALKTSPEYKGHRKALASAFSQIRAVSVPLGMDDPDKPNIASTLWRSVIDQENNHYYFDSVINPSVIWLDMANVSIEPGAKVMSMKLDTPMDIGGEVTSKLSPSQPFKFLAPKNF
- a CDS encoding Glu/Leu/Phe/Val dehydrogenase dimerization domain-containing protein — encoded protein: MSIFSHSAYDKHEQVAFYQDAKSGLKAIIAVHNTNLGPSLGGCRMWPYADDGEALNDVLRLSRGMTYKSAMAGLKLGGGKSVIIGDPRKEKTPELLRAMGEFINTLGGRYITAEDSGTSVSDMSVIGETTEFVSGLFAGSEYGGDPSPSTAYGVFVGLKAAVEHRWGKTDLTGLKVSIQGVGNVGFRLGKLLKDAGAELFVTDIFQDNIDRAVTELGAIAVTADEIFDLDVDLFAPCAMGAILNDDTIGRLKVQAIAGAANNQLAEERHAEVLREKGILYAPDYVINAGGIIDVYYQQKGDYDAAEVRAHIEEIGNTMKEVFERADETGQTTAHVADRVAEERFGHHSVVGESEDKSGTVAA
- a CDS encoding VacB/RNase II family 3'-5' exoribonuclease translates to MLNADALKQLSQLKTDIRSSKEFAEGRVRGSNGKFGFVELDDGREAFLPPNEMERVFPGDRVRVSLSEENKGKLAAELDALLDSQLDYLVGQYVQRGQGHFIQPTQNGLSRWIFLPPKARGKAQPGEFIACKVNRHPFKDGRAQAKVETVIGKPDMPGIEHAYVVAQFKLPEQFGTGAQKQADTIAERLSKVTSERTDLSKLGFATIDAETTRDMDDALAVSSRDGGWTLHIAIADPSSVIDENSPLDKEAFNRAHSQYLPGETLPMLPRNLCENLFSLVPGELRPALVIHIDIDSDGTIGNSRYEFAAIRSQHKLSYEQVSRFIEGDDSAVPQEQQDSLRNLAAVYEARAAYRASHSLAMEDRPDYEILLNDQRKIEHIEKQERNIAQRMVEEAMLATNISMGGKLAKIEQGCFSVHLGFREERMGEVRSLLKELLPEHAEADLGQLEHYLSLVKHLENHEEPQMKNLLAVLKRMLRPGQLDNKVGAHLGLGLEAYATVTSPIRKYNDLHNHRVLRAAALGEKASTLADDKIESLQESLIRGRQANRALEQWLYAQFIEKKVGQEFTGKITLVNGAGIGVRLDDFGIDGFVRMNGDKKNLPAFDGKHLVLTHNEKRFHLEQEVSVKVASVDVDKRRIAFELNAEKTEAADAAQK
- a CDS encoding polysaccharide deacetylase family protein is translated as MHERNLQGYAGRPPNPHWPGQARIAVQFVLNLEEGSESTTLNGDTQSESYLHELPGRPARVGTRDFSVESMYEYGSRAGVWRLLDIFDIFNVPLTVFATGQALELNPVLARALVDAGHEVAGHGYRWIDYKDIPKGREKHDIQLTVKLIEQLTKRPPFGWYTGRVSPHTSSLVRKIEGLLYTSDSYCDDLPYWGQKNDPLLVIPYTLVNNDIQYLLPSGCTTADDFFCLLKCAFDQLWREGNACPKLMTIGLHGRVSGHPARAIGIYRFLKYIQGFEPIWICRRKEIAQHWISTFSNSS